The following nucleotide sequence is from Micromonospora sp. WMMD1120.
GAACCCGCCCCGGCCAGCTACGAGGGCCGGCTCCAGCGGCACGGCGAGCTGCCCGTGTACGTCCGGACGGCCGACATCCCCCCTGCCGAGGGGCGGGAGCACGACTACCGGTACGCCCCGCTCAACCAGGCCACCGTCGCGCACGTCGACGCGGTGCTGCACGTCCCCACCGGTGTCGACGCGGCGATGCTCGCCGAGCGGCTCCTCGCCCTGCCCGGTGTCGAGCAGGTGGTGGCGAGCGAGGAGATCGGATCACCCGAGGGCGCCTGGGGTGACCGGTTCTTCTACGTGGGCACGGACCGGCGTCAGCCGTTCGCCACCATCGTCGAGCACGACGTGCCGGGCTTCGACGAGGAGTCGCGACTCGACCGCCCCGGCGTCTTCCGCCTCAATCTGGACCTGGGTCGTGCCGAGTTCGAGCGGCGGTTCGGTTTTCCGCCGAAGGACTTCGAGGCGCACCGGGGCAGCTTCGACTTCGCCCGGCTCGACACCGTCCTGCCGCATCCGAGCTACGCGCTGTACGGCTTCGGCTGCGTCGTCATGCCCGGTCCGCTGCTGCTGCCCGAGGTCGACCGGCTGCTGGCGGTCGCGCACGGCCGAGCGGTGGACCGTCACGAACGCGCGGCACGCCGGTCGGCCGACGGGCGGGGGTGACGGGCGCAGCTGCACCGCTTCGTCCCGGGCAGGGGCCGGCGGTCAGCGGCGGGGCGCCCGGGTCAGGCGGCGGCCTCGGGCTCGCGCAGGTCGAGCCAGTCGGCCCAGCGGGGGTCCGGGGCGCGGTGCCCGAGCACCCGCCAGGCGGTGCCCTTCGGCGCGGCCGGGAGAGCGTGCAACCGCCACCCCATCTCGGCCGGCGTCTTGTCACCCTTTGTGTGGTTGCACCGGGCGCACGCGGCGACGACGTTCTCCCAGGCGTGCCGGCCGCCCCGGCTGCGCGGGAAGACGTGGTCGATGGTCTCGGCCGGGCCCCGGCAGTAGGCGCACCGCCAGCCGTCCCGGGCGAAGATCGCCCGGCGGGACAACCCGACGTGCGTCCGGTACGGCACCCGGACGAAGCGCGTCAACCGGACCACCGACGGCACCGGGAGCGCGTCCCGGGCGCTGTGCAGGATGCCGTCCCCGTCGGCGACGCAGACCGCCTTGGCGGAGAGGACGAGGATCGCGGCGCGGCGCACCGACACGACACACAGCGGCTCGTAGGTGGCGTTGAGGACCAACGCGCCGGAGCCCACCGTGGGTCGTATGTCAGGCATCGCGCTCACCCTCCCGGTTCAGCGGTTGCGGGGAACCGCCGCCGGCCGGGGCCGGGCACGACGGCCCACCCGGTCGACGCCGGGCCGATCACCGACGTCCGTTGCGCCAATAGTCCCTGATCGGAACCGGGATTGCACGTACTAATCCGGGGTCCCTCGCGAAGCTGTTCGCCGCACCTGTCACGATGGCCGGTTCGCCCCGTTCCGGTCCGGCCTCCGGCGGCAGGTCACCCGGCCGGTGGGTCGGCGGCGGAGGCCCGGACCCCTTGCGGTACGAAGACAGGGTGAGTGCCGCCGCCGTGACCCCCCTCGCCCTGCCCACCGTCGGGTCGGTGAACTGCCAGGGCAGCACCTCCTGCGAGTGGATCTACGACATCACCAGGTCGTCCTGGTTCGCCGAGGGCAGCTACTGGATCCTGCTCAAGCCGTTGCGGGTGCTGCTCATCCTGGTGCTGGCGATGGTGGCCCGCTGGGCGCTGCACCGGACGATCAACCGGCTGGTCCGTACGACCTCCGAGGGCGCGGTGCCGACCATGCTGCGTCCGCTGCGGGAACGCGTGCCCACCGCCGCAGTGGACCCGGCCGAGTTCGTGCCCGAGCGGCGGCGGCAGCGGGCCGAGGCGATCGGTTCGGTGTTGCGCAGCATGACCACCGCGTTCGTCTTCGGCATCGCGCTGCTGATGATCCTGCGCGAGTTCAGTTTCGACCTGGCGCCGCTGCTGGCCAGCGCCGGCATCGCCGGCGTCGCGCTGGGCTTCGGGGCGCAGAGCCTGGTCAAGGACCTGCTCGCCGGTCTCTTCATGCTGATCGAGGACCAGTACGGCGTGGGCGACAACGTCGACCTGGGTGAGGCGATGGGCGTGGTCGAGGCGGTCGGGCTGCGGGTCACCACGGTCCGC
It contains:
- a CDS encoding mechanosensitive ion channel family protein, whose protein sequence is MSAAAVTPLALPTVGSVNCQGSTSCEWIYDITRSSWFAEGSYWILLKPLRVLLILVLAMVARWALHRTINRLVRTTSEGAVPTMLRPLRERVPTAAVDPAEFVPERRRQRAEAIGSVLRSMTTAFVFGIALLMILREFSFDLAPLLASAGIAGVALGFGAQSLVKDLLAGLFMLIEDQYGVGDNVDLGEAMGVVEAVGLRVTTVRDGRGVLWYIRNGEIIRVGNKSQGWALVVVDLPIGFSSTEEATAVLRTAAASVAVDPELSPEIVEAPEVLGVEQVTVDGAVIRTVVKTTADGQFAVGRELRRRLAEALENSGITAQIAAARIYPGVPTRPLSDGETGQGGAT
- a CDS encoding HNH endonuclease; translation: MPDIRPTVGSGALVLNATYEPLCVVSVRRAAILVLSAKAVCVADGDGILHSARDALPVPSVVRLTRFVRVPYRTHVGLSRRAIFARDGWRCAYCRGPAETIDHVFPRSRGGRHAWENVVAACARCNHTKGDKTPAEMGWRLHALPAAPKGTAWRVLGHRAPDPRWADWLDLREPEAAA